From the genome of Pseudoliparis swirei isolate HS2019 ecotype Mariana Trench chromosome 1, NWPU_hadal_v1, whole genome shotgun sequence:
atgtgacatgttgacgtgtgacgtgttgacgtgtgacatgttgacgtgtgacatgttgacgtgtgacatgttgacgtgtttacatgttgacatggaACTCACCTGGctctgtttgtgtttcctcaggaCCCTCATGTTGACGTGCTTCCTGGTCGGCGGCTCAGTGGGTGAGTTTCATCCTGTGATGTTTTGTTTACTGAATTCTCTTGTTGTCagaaagaagaaacacaacaacacaacaacacaacaacacatctcTCCAACACACAACCACTTTCTTTAAAACATAATATTCACAATATTCAGAGTTTGATAGCTGGCTTtgggctcttattttgaaagaataaacatttctggAAGGAGATTCAGAAAACTTGTTCATATTCATACTTTTTTATACGCCGCAGTGTCTCCCCTCGTTCTCTACCCTCCTTAACCCTTCCTctgcctttattttgaaaagcctgcaccctcctccctccagtcgTCTACTCCGCTCGTCAAtgtcactttattttgaaaagcctgccccccccccccccagaggcgtcggccccgccccccctccacctGTCCGTCTCCTGCAGCGTGGGCCACCGGGCCGTGCTGCCCTGCAGCTGGCGGCGGCTCCTGGGCTCGGTGGCGCCCCCTGCCTGCCACCTGCAGTGGGCCACGCCGGACGCCGCGGTGCTGGAGCAGCTCGGCGCGCAGCGCTGGGAGGCCCCCGGCTTCCGGGGCCGCCTGCAGGGCCCCGGGGACCGGCTGGGGGCCGGCGACTGCTCCCTGGTCATCAGCGACGCCCAGATCGGAGACGCCGGCCAATACGAGAGCTTCATGGTGCTggaggggccccggggccccacaCAGGTCTTCATCCAGAGCGTCAGGCTGGCGGTGCACGGTCAGTCGGACGCACTCTAGTGTCACTCTAGTGTTCTATTGCTACTCTAGTGTTCTATTGTCACTCTAGTGTTCTATTGTTACTCTAGTGTTATATTGCTACTCTAGTGTTCTATTGCTACTCTAGTGTTCTATTGTTACTCTATTGTTCTATTGCTACTCTAGTGTTCTATTGTCACTCTATTGTTCTATTGTCACTCTATTGTTCTATTGTTACTCTAGTGTTCTATTGTTACTCTAGTGTTCTATTGTTACTCTAGTGTTCTATTGCTACTCTAGTGTTCTATTGCTACTCCAGTGTTCTATTGCTACTCTAGTGTTCTATTGCTACTCTAGTGTTCTATTGTTACTCTAGTGTTATATTGTTACTCTATTGTTCTATTGCTACTCTAGTGTTCTATTGTCACTCTATTGTTCTATTGTCACTCTATTGTTCTATTGTTACTCTAGTGTTCTATTGTTACTCTAGTGTTACTCTAGTGTTCTATTGTTACTCTAGTGTCACTAGTGTTCTATTGCTACTCTAGTGTTACTCCAGTGTTCTATTGCTACTCTAGTGTCACTAGTGTGCTATTGCTACTCTAGTGTTACTCTATTGTTACTCTAGTGTTCTATTGCTACTCTAGTGTTCTATTGTTACTCTAGTGTCACTAGTGTTCTATTGCTACTCTAGTGTTACTCTAGTGTTACTCTAGTGTCACTCTATTGTTACTCTAGTGTTCTATTGTTACTCTATTTCTACTCTATTGTTCTATTTCTACTCTATTGTTGTTATCTTGTTACTCTATTGTTGTTCTATTTCTACTCTATTGTTACTCTAGTGCTACTCTATTTTGGTTCTATTGTTACTCTAGTGTTCTATTGTTACTCTAGTGTTCTATTGTCACTCTAGTGTTCTATTGTTACTCTATTGTTACTCTAGTGTTCTATTGTCACTCTATTGTTCTATTGTTACTCTAGTGTTCTATTGTCACTCTATTGTTCTATTGCTACTCTAGTGTTCTATTGTTACTCTAGTGTCAGTCTCGTGTTCTATTGTTACTCTATTGTTCTATTGTCACTCTAGTGTTCTATTGTTACTCTAGTGTCACTAGTGTTCTATTGCTACTCTAGTGTTACTCCAGTGTTCTATTGCTACTCTAGTGTCACTAGTGTTCTATTGCTACTCTAGTGTTACTCTATTGTTACTCTAGTGTTCTATTGTTACTCTATTTCTACTCTATTGTTGTTCTCTTGTTACTCTATTGTTGTTCTATTGTTCTATTTCTACTCTATTGTTACTCTAGTGCTACTCTATGTTGGTTCTATTGCTACTCTAGTGTTCTATTGTTACTATATTGCTCTATTGTTACTCTAGTGTTCTATTGTAACTCTATTGTTCTATTGCTACTCTAGTGTTCTATTGTTACTCTAGTGTCAGTCTCATGTTCTATTGTTACTCTATTGTTCTATTGTCACTCTAGTGTTCTATTGTTACTCTAGTGTTCTATTGTTACTCTAGTGTCACTCTTGTTACTCTAGTGGTGTATTGTTACTCTAGTGTCACTAGTGTTCTATTGCTACTCTAGTGTTCTATTGTTACTCTAGTGTTCTATTGTTACTCTATTTCTACTCTATTGTTGTTCTATTGTTCTATTTCTACTCTATTGTTACTCTAGTGCTAATCTATTTTGGTTCGATTGTTACTCTAGTGTTCTATTGCTACTCTATTTCTACTCTATTGTTGTTCTATTTCTACTCTATTATTGTTCTCTTGTTACtctattgtttttctatttgTACTCTATTGTTCTATTGTTAGTCTAGTGTTCTATGGTTATTCTAATTTTCTTGAATACCTTCTGTCCTTCCCTTAGTTTTTGTTTTCTATTGTTCTTGACTTCTACTTTCTGGGTTTATCGTAGACCACGAGTCCCAGGAGTCTCGGGGTCTCGGTGAGGACCTGGTCCTGGACCTCTACACCCGCCACTCGGAGCGAGTCGTGTTCCAGAACAGGTGAGCCCCTCcccctgaagccccgccccctgaagccccccccccctgctggctGCTTCCAGCAGGACTCGACGCGTCCCGATGTAGTCGATAACACGGTgttggctccgcccccaggAGCGGCGCCCCGTGGGCGGAGCTGTGGTCGAggggcggcggtggcggcgagCGTCTGGTGAAGCGTCCGCAGGCGGAGCAGCTGACCCTGAAGgagcttcacctggaggaccaGGGGACCTACCGGGTCCTGGACCAGCACGGCCTCACCGTCAGCACCGTGCAGCTGTCCGTGGGAGGTGAGCCGCGAgctcgtcaacaacaacaacaacaacaagctgtgGTTTCACTTGTTTGTGAATCGATTCTCTTCAGCTTGTTGGTCCAGAGCTGCTGACCCCACCCATCGtgttttaaatacataaaatgacctgtttcctgctccacaggaagcCCCCCAGCTGCCTCCCCCCATCTGGGAGAACGAGCTCCGACAGGTGAGAGAAACATTTCTGTTAaagctgtttttaaataaacaacacaaacatgaacttgtgtgtctccaggtgacGGAGTCAGAGACGGCTGctccactttcttcttctctcttctcctcacaATCTTCATTCACCTGGTCTGACTACAAAGAGCTctgctaataataatatatattataatatatatatattataatatcagggctctcaagtgtcacgcattgagcgtgagactcacgtcttaagtcacgcactcccgccacacatcgtatttctcacgctgaaacaactctcggctatttaatgttttaatgtgccgcagcgcgccaacatgagccgcgctgccctcaccgtggaggaatcaagcgctcccctggagttctgctgcgaggagccacttatcagccaatccaacaaacaaaaaaacttgcCTGTCtacaaaacttgagagccctgtaatatatatatatatattataataattataatatatatatattataatttggACGGTTTGTTGGGAATATAAATCATGTCATGTTAATGTTTCTGTGAGAGCTACcgttttataaatgtattaaatgaaaacaataaataccAGAAAACAACTTCATGTTCAAATCACTCCCCGCAGCGCCGAGTGGGATCCATCCGCCGAGGGAAATAGTCCCAAACAACCGCTCAGCCTGCTTTATAGAAATAACtataaacaacatttatatgtccagaggagcagagagagaagtgagaCCGCAtagagagacggacaggaagtgggaccgcattgagagacggacaggaagtgagaccggacaggaagtgggaccgcattgagagacggacaggaagtgggaccgcattgagagacggacaggaagtcagaccgcattgagagacggacaggaaTTCAGATCGCAttgagagacggacaggaagtgggacCGCATTaagagacggacaggaagtagcTTCTCACAAGTTACGAATGATTTATTAATgcacattaaataaaatcaCACTTTCAgtgtttaataaaataatttgttttatattatttcagttttcttgttttttttatcacatttcaatgagaaagaaaataagTAGAAACATTCAGAGACTTCATGGACAGAGACCTCAgaccccatgtgacccgaggtgaccccatgtgaccccatgtgacccgagGTGACTCcaggtgaccccatgtgacccga
Proteins encoded in this window:
- the lgals17 gene encoding galectin 17; protein product: MQRVLKPRWTLMLTCFLVGGSVEASAPPPLHLSVSCSVGHRAVLPCSWRRLLGSVAPPACHLQWATPDAAVLEQLGAQRWEAPGFRGRLQGPGDRLGAGDCSLVISDAQIGDAGQYESFMVLEGPRGPTQVFIQSVRLAVHDHESQESRGLGEDLVLDLYTRHSERVVFQNRSGAPWAELWSRGGGGGERLVKRPQAEQLTLKELHLEDQGTYRVLDQHGLTVSTVQLSVGGSPPAASPHLGERAPTGDGVRDGCSTFFFSLLLTIFIHLV